One window from the genome of Penaeus monodon isolate SGIC_2016 chromosome 4, NSTDA_Pmon_1, whole genome shotgun sequence encodes:
- the LOC119572204 gene encoding uncharacterized protein LOC119572204 isoform X2 has translation MQCSILTNHLVQHVLEADKGNNATLTSWCFDDLTSDGDNYSTYVTSVKVAYSQGGAALETTYVAKLNPCGNVSKSGSLTSSMFEKEGQFYTKLEPALSLELTALGHESLRVPTFFYVSLDRGHEVMIMENLQVHGFRMNDRKKGLDVIHATLVIQELARLHAASILLKINKGPELLNEVLSKDWMNFDKTTHDFLKLKYSGHVDNAIVTLEKIGGYDKTVAWLRDLKPRALEILEDQAKDAGPFNVVSHGDCWNNNLLFRYNAEGKPVEVMLLDLQLIRQASLAIDLNFFLYTSLDGHTRRSNITSFLDTYYECFKSVIESAQRDMPFTQEAFKQEFVDKHLYGFLFAIFIIPLSVCRSDQLPKGLTDSFGKKQENLMLDMLDSNPLFRPRFLALFDEMMEDGIITCSIP, from the exons ATGCAGTGCTCTATATTAACAAACCATCTGGTGCAGCATGTCCTAGAAGCAGACAAAGGGAACAATGCAACACTCACGTCATGGTGTTTCGATGACCTTACAAGTGATGGCGACAACTACAGCACCTATGTGACTAGTGTCAAGGTGGCATATTCTCAAGGAGGAGCAGCTCTTGAAACTACATATGTGGCTAAGTTAAATCCCTGCGGAAATGTGAGTAAATCTGGAAGTTTGACTTCCTCAATGTTTGAGAAGGAAGGCCAGTTTTACACCAAGTTGGAGCCCGCTTTGAGTTTGGAATTGACAGCTTTGGGTCATGAGAGCCTTAGAGttcctacttttttttatgtttctttggaTCGAGGTCATGAAGTGATGATCATGGAGAATTTGCAAGTCCATGGGTTCCGGATGAATGACCGAAAAAAAGGGCTGGATGTTATTCATGCTACTTTGGTAATACAGGAGTTAGCTAGACTTCATGCAGCTTCAATATTACTAAAGATTAACAAAGGACCCGAATTGTTAAATGAAGTTTTGAGCAAAGACTGGATGAACTTCGATAAAACAACACATGATTTCTTAAAACTTAAGTATTCTGGGCATGTTGATAATGCTATTGTTACCCTGGAGAAGATCGGGGGCTACGATAAGACAGTTGCTTGGCTGCGAGATTTGAAGCCTCGTGCACTAGAGATTCTAGAAGACCAAGCCAAGGACGCAGGCCCATTTAATGTCGTCAGCCATGGTGACTGCTGGAACAACAACCTGTTATTCAG GTACAACGCCGAAGGAAAACCCGTGGAGGTAATGCTGCTCGATTTGCAGCTGATTCGTCAAGCCTCCTTGGCAATAGATCTAAATTTCTTTCTCTACACTAGTCTTGATGGGCATACAAGGAGAAGCAACATAACCTCCTTTTTGGATACTTACTACGAATGTTTCAAGTCTGTCATTGAATCGGCCCAACGAGACATGCCGTTCACTCAGGAAGCTTTCAAACAGGAGTTCGTTGATAAGCACCTGTATGGCTTTTTATTCGCAATTTTTATCATTCCACTTTCCGTGTGTAGAAGTGACCAGCTTCCAAAAGGGTTAACAGACTCCTttgggaaaaaacaggaaaacctcATGCTCGATATGTTAGACAGCAATCCGTTGTTTAGGCCAcgctttctcgctctttttgATGAGATGATGGAAGATGGGATCATCACATGCAGCATACCATGA
- the LOC119572204 gene encoding uncharacterized protein LOC119572204 isoform X1 → MLITASSHQLSAILWFVPLLMTVTAGCEESAMQCSILTNHLVQHVLEADKGNNATLTSWCFDDLTSDGDNYSTYVTSVKVAYSQGGAALETTYVAKLNPCGNVSKSGSLTSSMFEKEGQFYTKLEPALSLELTALGHESLRVPTFFYVSLDRGHEVMIMENLQVHGFRMNDRKKGLDVIHATLVIQELARLHAASILLKINKGPELLNEVLSKDWMNFDKTTHDFLKLKYSGHVDNAIVTLEKIGGYDKTVAWLRDLKPRALEILEDQAKDAGPFNVVSHGDCWNNNLLFRYNAEGKPVEVMLLDLQLIRQASLAIDLNFFLYTSLDGHTRRSNITSFLDTYYECFKSVIESAQRDMPFTQEAFKQEFVDKHLYGFLFAIFIIPLSVCRSDQLPKGLTDSFGKKQENLMLDMLDSNPLFRPRFLALFDEMMEDGIITCSIP, encoded by the exons GTTACTGCCGGCTGCGAAGAGAGCGCAATGCAGTGCTCTATATTAACAAACCATCTGGTGCAGCATGTCCTAGAAGCAGACAAAGGGAACAATGCAACACTCACGTCATGGTGTTTCGATGACCTTACAAGTGATGGCGACAACTACAGCACCTATGTGACTAGTGTCAAGGTGGCATATTCTCAAGGAGGAGCAGCTCTTGAAACTACATATGTGGCTAAGTTAAATCCCTGCGGAAATGTGAGTAAATCTGGAAGTTTGACTTCCTCAATGTTTGAGAAGGAAGGCCAGTTTTACACCAAGTTGGAGCCCGCTTTGAGTTTGGAATTGACAGCTTTGGGTCATGAGAGCCTTAGAGttcctacttttttttatgtttctttggaTCGAGGTCATGAAGTGATGATCATGGAGAATTTGCAAGTCCATGGGTTCCGGATGAATGACCGAAAAAAAGGGCTGGATGTTATTCATGCTACTTTGGTAATACAGGAGTTAGCTAGACTTCATGCAGCTTCAATATTACTAAAGATTAACAAAGGACCCGAATTGTTAAATGAAGTTTTGAGCAAAGACTGGATGAACTTCGATAAAACAACACATGATTTCTTAAAACTTAAGTATTCTGGGCATGTTGATAATGCTATTGTTACCCTGGAGAAGATCGGGGGCTACGATAAGACAGTTGCTTGGCTGCGAGATTTGAAGCCTCGTGCACTAGAGATTCTAGAAGACCAAGCCAAGGACGCAGGCCCATTTAATGTCGTCAGCCATGGTGACTGCTGGAACAACAACCTGTTATTCAG GTACAACGCCGAAGGAAAACCCGTGGAGGTAATGCTGCTCGATTTGCAGCTGATTCGTCAAGCCTCCTTGGCAATAGATCTAAATTTCTTTCTCTACACTAGTCTTGATGGGCATACAAGGAGAAGCAACATAACCTCCTTTTTGGATACTTACTACGAATGTTTCAAGTCTGTCATTGAATCGGCCCAACGAGACATGCCGTTCACTCAGGAAGCTTTCAAACAGGAGTTCGTTGATAAGCACCTGTATGGCTTTTTATTCGCAATTTTTATCATTCCACTTTCCGTGTGTAGAAGTGACCAGCTTCCAAAAGGGTTAACAGACTCCTttgggaaaaaacaggaaaacctcATGCTCGATATGTTAGACAGCAATCCGTTGTTTAGGCCAcgctttctcgctctttttgATGAGATGATGGAAGATGGGATCATCACATGCAGCATACCATGA